TCGAAGTCTGAGCTGCAGTTTGACCGTCTCCAATGCCATTGTCAATTTGATCCAATCTCCCAATTTATTCACCAACTGAAAGTATTTATGTCTCCAAAACCTGCTAATCAATAAGAAACAGAAAACTCCCCAAAATCCAACAAGAAATCTAGCTATCATTCCAGTAACGAACCACAAAGGCTCAAATAATTCTTCATCACTTTCAGCGATAATTTCAGTACCACGATTGTTAGGTAGTTTTGGTGACTCATCTCCAGGACATTTGTTCAACGGGTCTCTGCACAATCGTGAATTCCCTGCAAAACAAGTAGCATTGAAACTTTGCAATTGAGTGTCTAAGGGAATTTTTCCAGATAGATTGTCGTTTGATAAGTCCAAAACACTGAGAAAAGATAAATCAAACATGCTCTCCGGACAAATCGAGTGATTCCAATGCCTTCAATTGACCAATCTCTTTAATTATGCTTCCTTTCAACATATTTCTTGATAGATTCAAAGCAATTAACCCATGTAGACTTGCTATTTCTCGAGAGATTTCCCCACTTAATTTGTTGCACGACAAGTCAATGAGTCTCAATAATCCAAGGATTTTCCCATATTCTTGTTCCACACCTTTCCATATAACTAAAAGATTATCATCGAAGGTACGACCAAAGAAAGCAGTAGTACTGTCCTCTATGTCATAAACATCATGATAATAATACTAGAACTCGATCGTTGCTGCTGAGCTCCCAAGGTGAGCCATGGTGGTCAAATTGTTAAAGCATGATGGAATGGCTCCTGATATATTGTTGAGAGAGAGATCCAATACTTTAAGAAATTGTTGGTGACATAGAGTTGAAGGTATGTTCCCATGAAAATTATTTGATCTTAGACGTAGAACAATCAAGTTCTCAAGTCTTTCTCCTATCCATGGTGGAATGATTCCAGTTAATTTATTTTCCCCCAGATCCAAAAGTCTCAATTGAGTACAACTTTTCAAGGATTGAGGGATTTCACCATGCAAACTCGTGTTCCTTAAACGCAATGATTGCAGTGTCTCTACTGAGCCCAATGAAGTAGGGATTACCCCTGATAAATTATTGTTTTCCAAATTGATTATGGTTAATCTCCGGCTTTTGATCCAACAATCTGGAATGCCTCCCGACAACAAATTGTTAGAGAGGTCAAGATAAGACAAACCACTATCCTTATTTGTGCATAAATATGACAACGGTCCATTGAACATGTTATTAGATAGATCTAACGTTGTCGACTTAGACAAAAATTGAGGTATGGGACCATGAAAAAGATTTGAACTCAAATCTATCAAAGGGATACGATCAAATTTTAAAGGCAGGTTTGGAACTCTCCCGCTGATTTGGTTGAAGGAAAGGTCCAAAAACATTAGCCTCAAAGGCAGATTCCAAAACCAGTATGGGATGTTGTCTGAAATGTTGGAATAGGAGATATCTAGATGGAAGAAATTAGTTTTCTTTCTAAGCCAACTAGGAAATTGGGGTCCAATCTTGCAGGAactcattttaataaaatcaagttgaaatggaGGGGTCCAATTAGAGCTAAGATTGAAAGACAAAGCATTAAAGGATATCAAAAGATACCGTAATTTGGTAAGATTAAATAGGTGGCCTTCGAAAATGACATCATGCAAAGAATTGTTGGAAACATCTAAGAGCACCAGATGAGACAATTTGCCGATGTTGACAGGAAGAAGACCGTCGAGTTGGTTCCCTCGAAGAGATAATTTTTTCAAAGATGATAATTTTGAAAGATCAAGCAATGGTCCAGTGATTCTATTTTCATCCAAATCCAAAACCGTGATCTTTGAAAAGTTGCCAAAATTGTCTTCGAAATGGCCGCTCAATCGATTATATGCGACATTTAATTCTCTCAAAGAAGAAAATCGTACGAAACTGGGCAAGGATCCATTGAAAttgttttcatccaaaaacaaaATCTCCAGAATTCTTGGCACACTGTTGAAGTTGGCCAGCATGTGGCACCAAGACTAGCAAGCAGCAGACCATGCAGCTCGGGCCTAGCCGATACAGCTGAAGAAACTGTTCCATTTTGTCCATTTTGTTACTCCAAGTAGTTGTAATGTAACTTACTTTGATTTCAACTTCTTGCTGATGTATTTGATGTGTTTAGGTAGTGATTGAGCTGGAAATCAGCTTTGTTTGTTTGAACAAGTTAGTTTAACAAGTTTCAATGTATTTTAGTGAAGTTAGGTGACAGTTTAGGTAAAATTTGCTTGTAAGTGTTTGACTTATGTTTGATATATGTAAAGGTTTTATGCCAAAgttgaaaaatgaatgaaatcaTCAGATTTTCTTCCATATGCTCCAGTATATTTCTTGCTTACAATTCTGTTCTTTTTAAGCTCAAATCTCCtgacttgattttttttaagttttattcatTCTTCATCTAGATTCATTACATTGTTGTTGAAGCTCCAGATTGAAGTGcatacttcatccggataaaTTGTCTCAAATCCCCAACACACACCCACTTAAATTTGTCACAGCAAAGGTGAGAGGTCCACTGAGCTTGTTATCTCTTaagtttaattcttttaaatgGCAGAGATTCCCCAGTGACTTTGGTATTCCACCTTTGAGACTATTAtcctcaaaattaattttctccagAGCTGGCATGTTGTCAAAAGAATCCGGAATCAAACTCGATAATTGATTATGATGGAGATCGAGTTCAACCAAGTTTCGACTTATATTCAGTAACAGAGGAAAAGTCGAAGGATGCAAACTAGAAGACCAGATCAGGTGAAGAACCGATAAAGAGTTTGAAGAATTAAAATGGACAAGAGATGAAGGATCAACCTCCGCAAAGTCACAATATTCAAAGTGTAAAACTGAGAGGGAAGGATGAGATTGAATAACTTGAGGCCAGTTTGTAGCTTTTGTAAAATTGGTGTGACTGATTTTCAGCAAtttcaaagaagaaagatgggaaagcCATTCAAGGTTGTCGGATATCAATGATTGATCAAAATTATCGGTACTGAGATCAAGATAAACTAGCCTGGAAAGGCTCCCAAGCTGGTGAGGAATGAAGCCCGTAAGAGGATTTGATGAGAGATTGAGGTATGTGAGGTCATAAAGTGAACCAATGAAGTCTGGGATCTGGTAGAAGCGATTTAAAGAGAGGTCAAGTGACTAAGTGCTTTAACTCAAGCAAGGAAGTGCCAATCTCACCTGAAATTGACTCAAGCAAGGAAGTGCCAATCTCACCTGAAATTGACGTCCAACTGCCGCCAAAGATACCGTAAATGATTCTGGGACGGAGGTCCAACATGACAACATGGCCAGTCGTGTTGTCGTAGCCGACACCTTTCCATTTGCAACACTCTTCTTCTTTGCTTGTCCATGAAACTAGGAGGTTTAGGCTATTGTCGTAATCAATAAGACCTTTCTTGAAATCAAGGAGAGCTCGTCTCTCTGCTGCAATGCACCTCACACTCTGATTTTTTACACTGATGCCAAAACTAGCAGCAATCAGTGCAAACAGAAGTGCAAGCCATAGATGAAAACGAAAATGAAGTCCTCTCCCTCTCATGAAGACGGAAAATAATGGCTCTGAAAAATGGTTCCAAAGAAAATGTATAGCTAATAAGTAATACGTTTATCCGCATAGCttcttaaataaaaatcaaattgccCCACTCATCACGACCGTTGCTATCCCAAACCAAGTCAAGAAAATAGCCATGTCGGTAAGTTCGAGGAGAAGGGGCCGCCCCCCTAGGCCTATAGTCCACATGTTAGAAACAGGAATTGCAAATATAAATTCCTGGAATGTGTCCACCAAAAACTACCCAACGACATTTATTGTTTCTAGTTCGCAGTTAAATCTAGACCTGTTTCAGTCACCTTATTAATAATCAACATTTTGACTTTCCTTCTTGTTTCTAGGAAACTACTAAGGAATAAGGAGAGCGAACGAGCTATTGTTCCTCAAACGCAATGATCCAACCTGCTTTAGCTTTAAAAAATGTTTATACTTGAATAATATACCTTAAAATTATGGTATATAGGCTAAATTTAATGAAGATgccgaaaatagaagaaaaattatGGAAATGAGCCACTTTCTGCCTTCTGGATATTTAAGGAAAAAGttgattttggagagagaaattAAAAATGCATTAATCTTTTTAGGATAGTTTTATTCTTGAGTTTCGGGTTTTATTTCTCTTCTACCtatgtttgtattttttatatcatattattttaagcttctttttttttacttttaatcattattttcaactagaggtgttcatgggccgggccaggTTCGGGTCGGGCTCAACTAAAGAATCATGCCCATTTATTGGGCTTGGGTCGGGTTGCGCCAAAAaaacgagcctaaaattttgcccaagccagtccgggataaaaatactaaaactcggGCCCTACCCGGCCAGATGAGATACAAGAAATCAATCATGATGATGGTAAAAGAAACCAATTGTATATTCTGCACTTAGCTGAATTACCAGCTCTCATATTTATACAGACTTTAGTAACTAACTATTAACAACTTCAGTAACTGTTAACTACTAACTGCTGCTCAACTAACAACTATAACCATCCATAACTATTCCATTCCTTAATATGCCTCTAGCTGCTTGATTACTGCTTTTTGTTCTCGTCTGGTGACAACGTTGAGACTTGAACGAAACTTTGTAAACAAGGATGCAGACAAGGGTTTGGTGAATATGTCCGCTACTTGATCTTGAGCAGGCACATGGCCAACATCCAACTTGCCAGTAGTAATCTTTTCTCTAACGAAAAAGAGATCCAACTCGACATGCTTAAACTTTGAATGAAGTACCGGATTTGCCGAGACAGCAACAGGCCCAGAATTATCACACCAAATTGTAGCTTTCTTAGACGGAGCAATATGCAACTCAGACAGAAGGGATTCCAACCAGACAACCTCGGTAGCCGTATGAGCCAAACTACGATACTCAGCTTCTGCAGTAGACTTGGATACAACATGTTGTTTCTTAGTTCCCCAGGCCACAGGATTGCCACCAAGAAAAACACAGAAACCTGTGGTGGATCGTCGATCATCAACATCCGTACCCCAGTTTGCATCAGAAAACCCTACTAAATCCAAGCTGATAGCAGTAGTAAAATGAAGGCCAAACTACATAGTACTTTGAAGGTATCGAAGGATCCGTTTGACAACCTTAAAGTGCTGATCAAGAGGCCTATGCATAAATTGGCATACTTTGTTAACAGCAAAGGTGATATCCGGCCTAGTGATAACAACATATTGGAGAGCTCCCACGATGCTCCTATAGTCAGACTCGTTTTCAATAGCACTACCAACATGCTGTGACAGATTTGTCGAAGTAGTCATTAGCGTAGGAGAACCCTTTGCTTGATCCATACAAGCTCGCTTTAAAAGATCCTGAATATATTTTCGTTGACTGAGAAAAAGACCATCAGTAGTATGTTCAACTTCAACACCAATAAAATAATTGAGAGGCCCAAGATCCTTTAAGGAGAACTGTGTATCTAAACTTGTGACAAAAGCATCGATGCTGCCCTGATGATTACCAGTGACAAtgatgtaatatcctgattttggacctagtcggaatagtggtttcgagaccacaaatctgagatggaaagaattttttttataattattttgaggtctatgatatgattgcatgattgtgtgaaaatttcgtgaagaaattctatgcataaagtgcttaatttgaaattagggactaaattgaataaattgcaaaacttgtgttctagaagcattttgcataaaattgaattagattattaattagaggtccttacagagcaatttgaccaatttgtaagtctatggacaaaaattggacatggatggaatttttggaaagtttagtagtaagggcattttggtcatttagatattaaatgaaattatgtagtataggaagttgtagataaaacggaataaaaacgaggtatcgagacctagaattcataaaccgagccataaatatttttagaaatatttatggagtgtaaataagttagtattaaagtttcgtcaagaaattttaaggtttcggtaattaattaggtgaaaaggactaaattgaactaagtgCAAAATTTGtgagatgtgattaaatagcttaagtatttaaaaagatggatttaaagagcaattagacccaaaggttaatggctggacggtttgggtatgaaataagcaagaaaacaatgtgaagaAGGGGCAAatttggaaatagcataaaagttagtaattaaataatgatgtaattgaaaaatctagacatttcttcatctttctcagccAGAAACGCCGTAGCAGGTCTCctatgctggtttttcatatttttgcaccatgtaagttcaatttttactttttcttagtaatttttatgtttttgtgacttttacaattaggtccaatcatctaattcattagtttttgatttggtggaTGAAATTGGAAGTTCCCCTGGCTGAGTAAGGgtagtttatgatgaattattatgaaatttaagttctaatttcatattaagtttgttttattaagtcattttgatagaaaacggtatttaggacctaattgtgaaaacaattgtgaattagatgttggtgttgaaattcagaatatcaaaggttgtgaaatagtttataatgataaaataaagtgttaattgagaaaaattagttcaatttatgggtgaattgagtagggactaaattgtaaaaactataaattttggggtaaaagtgcaattttgaaatttgaacagcataaattgtgaagtgaaatagaaatcaaataaatgctagtgagtagaaataatttatattatagatcaagagaaacgagattcaagtcgtgatcgagggaaaaattaagtttacgaggaataagctcgattgctaatattttatatcgaggtaagttcatatgatttttaataatgcaatgtgtaatttaatgttttgaaatgaaaatttcatgaatgatatagtatattattgcatataaaatgtcattaaactgtgataattgtaaaatgatatttgaatgaaAATGTAACTTATGACTATTGAAAGGTCTAAGATACAGATAGCACCTGCAACCAAAAACACGGAGGTACATGTAATCAGGCAGAGACTTGTATAATAGTTCATAGGGAGACTTTCCATCGAGAACAGATGTTGGAAGCCTGTTGATGAGATGAACAGCACTAATGAAAGCATGTGCCCACAGATGCATGGGAACCTTAGCTTGGGCGAGCAATGTCATGCCGATATCAACTATATGCCTGTGTTTGCGCTCGACCAAACCATTTTGTTCAGAGGTATGGGGACACGATAGACGATGGTGAATTCCCAGCTGAGAAAGAACACGTGGAAAAGACCGAAACTCACCTCCCCAGTCAGTTTGAAGAACTTTCACCTGACAACCAAACTGAACCTCAATGAATTTATAAAGATGCAGAAACTTTGCAAGAGCCTCAGATTTATTTTTAACGAGATACAACCAAGTATATCGAGAATAAGCATCGACGAACGAAATGTAATAGGAATGTCCCTCAGAGGTGACAGAGGCTGACCCCCAAACATCAACAACAATAAGCTCAAAAGGAGCTGAGTACACAGTAGAAGGAGAGAAAGGAAGTTTATGGAATTTTCCAAGTTGACACGCTGAACAAATGGAACTCAGCTTAGTATTGTTTGCAGCTATATTACATTTTCGAAGAACAGAAATGACAACTTTATTACAAGGATGCCCAAGCCTTCTGTGCCAGAGATCAAAGACAGCAGTACTAGAAGTAGGTGTCCTCAAATGAGTAGCATGACTAGTGGCTGGAGAAGATAAGGTAGTAGTATGAACAGTGGCTGGAGAAGACAAGACAGTGCTGACCCTTGGAGAGGCTGATAGATCAAATTTGTACAGACCATTATGAATGTGGCCCACCAGCAAAATGCTCCCTGTCTTTATATCCTTCACAAAGCAATGCACAGGATGAAATTCAAAAAAGACTTGGTTATCCTTGGCAAACTGAGCAACAGAcaataaatttttacaaattctaGGAACATGCAGGACATTTTTCAAATGAAAAACACGACGAGCAGCAGTAAAACGACCTGAGCCAACATGAGCTACAGGCACAGGCAGTCCATTCCCCATGTAAAGCTTGTGATTACCTGTGTATGGTGCTGCATCCTTCAAATTATCCAAATCATTAGTGACATGATTGGATGCTCCCGAATAAGGATACCAAGTGTTTGGATTCAGAGAACTCGAACAACAACGGTCTGGTTTGGAGCCATCATTGGGAACTGAGTCCACCTTATGAGAACAACATGCACAAGAAAAATTGGAAGAATCCTGAAACTGATGACAGTGAGCCTGCATAGACTGATCAGAAacttcatcaaaattttcatcaaatcgaTAATAACACTTATGAACAGTATGACCGATTCGGCCACACAGCTGACATTGAGGCTTAGAATAACCAAACTTCCTCCCTCGACCACGACCTCGAGAAAACCGGCCATTACCCCTGTAGGACGATCGTGATCTTCCATCAAACTGACTGTTACCATTTTCAGTGCTTTCATGTTTTTAGCAACATTTGCCTGAAAAGAAACACTAGAAACCAAGTCCTGTTGTCGAGTCTCACAATCAATAAGCATTTCAGCAAGAAGATCAAGAGGAACACACATCGCAGAGGCTACTACTCGAATTGATTCAAACTCCACCGGTAAACCAGCAAGAATAACACTAATCTGTTCTTGCTCAGAAATACCACTCCCTGCAGCCATCAGAGTGTCACAAAGACTCTTAATCTTGGTCAGATATTCTTTTACGGTTAACTGACCTTTTTTCTGAGAGTACAAAGAATGTCTCAAAGTAGAGACTGTCAAAGTAGACTTTGAAGCAAAACGACGTACTACAGTATTCCAGACATCAAAACTTGATTGAGCATTAGTGAGATGTACCAAGATCTCATCACAAATGGTAGACAACAGTCAAGAAGCCAAGAGTTTGTCTTGTTGCTTATGAAATAAGAATGCAGGATTAGAAACAAGATTACCATCCTTATCAACAATTGACTGTGAAGGAGTAGTGATTGTCCCAAGCACAAAATCTTGTAATCCATAACCTTCAAGAATCAATAGGACCTGCTGTTTCCACAATACAAAATTATTCTCACAAAGTTTCACGGTGTCATGCTTGGGAAACTGTTGTATCTTCCGCAAAGAAGCATCACCAGGATCGGGAGAAGAACCATCGACTGGAGTAGCTATGTTATCAGAAACACCTTTAGTGGCCATGAGCAAGAcgcaaagaaagaaaaaaaaaacgattATGGCTCAGATACCATAATGAGATACAAGAAATCAATCATGATGATGGTAAAAGAAACCAATTGTATATTCTGCACTTAGCTGAATTACTAGCTTTCATATTTATACAGACTTTAGTAACTAACTATTAACAACTTCAGTAACTGTTAACTACTAACTGCTGCTCAACTAAAACTATAACCATCCATAACTATTCCATTCCTTAATaagcccatattaattttttagattatttttatattatttttaaatatatataatacatcagaaatactaaaaacatcaaaataaatatttctcaacaaattaaaaataaattttaaaaaatatgtagacttaaataatactaagataaatgcaacttaacaagtaatgcctctaaaataatcaaaaattttaacaaatgcctttaaaataataagaaaattaacaataaaataaattttatacgatatccaaataataacaacaaaatagtagcaacataatagtaaaatggtggCAAACAagggagaaaataacaagaaaataacattc
The Gossypium hirsutum isolate 1008001.06 chromosome A07, Gossypium_hirsutum_v2.1, whole genome shotgun sequence genome window above contains:
- the LOC107933984 gene encoding receptor-like protein EIX2, which encodes MLANFNSVPRILEILFLDENNFNGSLPSFVRFSSLRELNVAYNRLSGHFEDNFGNFSKITVLDLDENRITGPLLDLSKLSSLKKLSLRGNQLDGLLPVNIGKLSHLVLLDVSNNSLHDVIFEGHLFNLTKLRYLLISFNALSFNLSSNWTPPFQLDFIKMSSCKIGPQFPSWLRKKTNFFHLDISYSNISDNIPYWFWNLPLRLMFLDLSFNQISGRVPNLPLKFDRIPLIDLSSNLFHGPIPQFLSKSTTLDLSNNMFNGPLSYLCTNKDSGLSYLDLSNNLLSGGIPDCWIKSRRLTIINLENNNLSGVIPTSLGSVETLQSLRLRNTSLHGEIPQSLKSCTQLRLLDLGENKLTGIIPPWIGERLENLIVLRLRSNNFHGNIPSTLCHQQFLKVLDLSLNNISGAIPSCFNNLTTMAHLGSSAATIEF
- the LOC107933983 gene encoding receptor-like protein EIX2, yielding MRGRGLHFRFHLWLALLFALIAASFGISVKNQSVRCIAAERRALLDFKKGLIDYDNSLNLLVSWTSKEEECCKWKGVGYDNTTGHVVMLDLRPRIIYGIFGGSWTSISGEIGTSLLESISDFIGSLYDLTYLNLSSNPLTGFIPHQLGSLSRLVYLDLSTDNFDQSLISDNLEWLSHLSSLKLLKISHTNFTKATNWPQVIQSHPSLSVLHFEYCDFAEVDPSSLVHFNSSNSLSVLHLIWSSSLHPSTFPLLLNISRNLVELDLHHNQLSSLIPDSFDNMPALEKINFEDNSLKGGIPKSLGNLCHLKELNLRDNKLSGPLTFAVTNLSGCVLGI